One Leclercia pneumoniae genomic region harbors:
- a CDS encoding tetratricopeptide repeat protein, producing MKHLLYLLLLSSSLACADEIGSQYQAQAEAGDSRAQYLLAETWYSSGNDKQAEVWAEKAATGGDVDAMALLSQIKFKHGDYPQAKGLAQQAMLAGSMPGTVMLARLLVNTEAGTPDYPQALTLLQKAAANTEDDAAVDAQLLLGLIYANGVEVAQDDVQAADWFKRSSTLSRTGYAEYWAGKVFQQGEKGFITPNKQKALYWFNLSCTEGFDTGCEEFEALSGE from the coding sequence ATGAAACATCTTCTCTACCTGCTGCTGCTCTCCTCTTCCCTGGCCTGCGCCGATGAGATTGGTAGCCAGTACCAGGCTCAGGCCGAGGCGGGCGACAGTCGCGCCCAGTATCTCCTTGCAGAGACCTGGTACAGCTCCGGTAACGATAAACAGGCTGAGGTGTGGGCCGAAAAAGCGGCCACCGGTGGCGATGTTGATGCCATGGCGCTGCTGTCGCAGATCAAGTTCAAGCACGGCGATTACCCGCAGGCAAAAGGGCTGGCCCAGCAGGCAATGCTGGCTGGCAGTATGCCCGGCACCGTGATGCTGGCGCGCCTGCTGGTCAATACCGAAGCCGGAACCCCCGACTATCCGCAGGCGCTTACCTTGCTGCAAAAAGCGGCAGCCAATACCGAAGATGACGCCGCCGTGGATGCCCAACTGCTGCTGGGGCTGATCTACGCGAACGGTGTGGAAGTGGCGCAGGATGATGTTCAGGCTGCAGACTGGTTTAAGCGCAGCTCTACCCTTTCGCGCACCGGTTATGCCGAGTACTGGGCAGGGAAGGTATTTCAGCAGGGAGAGAAAGGCTTTATCACGCCAAATAAACAGAAAGCGCTGTACTGGTTTAATCTGAGCTGTACTGAAGGGTTTGATACCGGCTGCGAAGAGTTTGA
- a CDS encoding Hok/Gef family protein, translating to MTPLKYALGIILIICLTIVLFTFINRGALCELTIKSGQHEVAAKLACGAG from the coding sequence ATGACGCCATTAAAGTATGCGTTGGGCATCATATTAATTATTTGCCTGACAATTGTGTTATTCACCTTTATTAATCGCGGTGCATTATGCGAACTCACAATAAAGAGTGGGCAACATGAAGTGGCGGCTAAATTAGCCTGCGGTGCAGGCTAA
- the fdhF gene encoding formate dehydrogenase subunit alpha: MKNVITVCPYCASGCKLTLVVDNGKIVRAEPAQGKTNQGTLCLKGYYGWDFINDTGILTPRLKTPMIRPVRGGKLVAVSWDEALDYVARRLSAIKEQYGPDAIQTTGSSRGTGNETNYVMQKFARAVIGTNNVDCCARVUHGPSVAGLHQSVGNGAMSNAINEIDNTDLVFIFGYNPADSHPIVANHIIQAKQNGAKIIVCDPRRIETARIADLHIALKNGSNIALLNAIGQVIITEKLYDASFIAARTEGFDEYRNVVENYSPESVEAITGVSARDIRQAARMYAGAKTATLLWGMGVTQFWQGVETVRALTSLAMLTGNLGKAHVGVNPVRGQNNVQGACDMGALPDVYPGYQPVTVAANREKFARAWGVEHLPERPGYRISELPHRVAQGEVRAAYIMGEDPLQTDAELSAVREAFAALDLVIVQDIFMTKTAAAADVILPSTSWGEHEGVYTAADRGFQRFFKAVEPQWDLKTDWQIISEIATRMGYPMHYDNTQQIWDELRYLCPNFTGATYEKMGELGYIQWPCRDESAHDQGTSWLFAESFDTPNGLAQFYTCDWSAPIDTLSAAYPMVLSTVREVGHYSCRSMTGNCAALSALADEPGYVQINTADAARLGIEDEALVWVQSRKGRVMTRAQVSERPNRGAVYMTYQWWIGACNELVTENLSPITKTPEYKYCAVRVEPIADQAAAERDVQEEYKQLKNRLRESAAG, from the coding sequence ATGAAAAACGTCATCACGGTTTGCCCCTATTGCGCCTCCGGTTGCAAGTTAACGCTGGTGGTCGATAACGGCAAAATCGTTCGGGCCGAGCCCGCACAGGGTAAGACCAATCAAGGAACGTTGTGCCTGAAGGGCTACTACGGCTGGGACTTTATTAACGATACCGGGATCCTGACCCCGCGGTTGAAAACCCCCATGATCCGCCCTGTCCGCGGCGGTAAGCTCGTCGCCGTAAGCTGGGACGAGGCGCTGGACTATGTTGCCCGGCGCCTGAGCGCCATCAAAGAACAATACGGGCCGGATGCCATCCAGACGACGGGCTCGTCTCGCGGTACCGGGAATGAAACCAACTATGTGATGCAGAAATTTGCCCGCGCCGTTATTGGCACCAATAACGTCGACTGCTGCGCGCGCGTCTGACACGGCCCCTCGGTTGCAGGTCTGCACCAGTCGGTGGGTAACGGCGCCATGAGCAATGCCATCAATGAGATCGATAATACCGATCTGGTCTTTATTTTTGGCTACAACCCGGCCGATTCACACCCAATCGTGGCGAATCACATCATTCAGGCGAAACAGAACGGCGCGAAAATTATTGTCTGCGATCCCCGGCGGATAGAGACTGCCCGCATCGCCGACCTGCATATCGCGCTGAAAAATGGTTCGAATATCGCCCTGCTCAATGCTATCGGGCAGGTGATCATTACCGAGAAATTGTATGACGCGAGCTTTATCGCCGCACGAACGGAAGGTTTCGACGAATATCGAAACGTTGTCGAAAACTATTCGCCGGAATCGGTAGAAGCCATCACCGGCGTCAGCGCCCGGGATATCCGTCAGGCCGCGCGGATGTATGCCGGGGCAAAAACCGCCACCCTGCTGTGGGGCATGGGGGTAACGCAGTTCTGGCAAGGCGTGGAGACTGTACGTGCCCTCACCAGCCTGGCGATGCTGACGGGCAATCTCGGCAAGGCGCACGTGGGCGTTAATCCGGTACGTGGGCAAAATAATGTTCAGGGGGCCTGCGATATGGGCGCCCTGCCGGATGTCTATCCGGGCTATCAGCCGGTAACCGTCGCGGCAAATCGCGAAAAATTTGCCCGGGCCTGGGGCGTTGAGCATCTGCCCGAGCGGCCCGGCTATCGGATAAGCGAGCTGCCGCATCGCGTTGCGCAGGGTGAGGTGCGGGCCGCGTACATCATGGGCGAAGATCCCTTACAAACTGATGCCGAACTGTCGGCGGTGCGTGAAGCTTTCGCGGCGCTGGATCTGGTCATTGTGCAGGATATCTTTATGACCAAAACGGCCGCCGCCGCCGACGTCATACTGCCGTCTACGTCCTGGGGCGAACATGAAGGGGTCTACACCGCAGCAGATCGGGGATTCCAGCGTTTTTTCAAGGCGGTGGAGCCCCAGTGGGATTTGAAAACGGACTGGCAGATCATCAGCGAGATCGCGACCCGAATGGGTTATCCCATGCACTATGACAACACGCAGCAGATCTGGGATGAACTGCGCTATCTCTGCCCCAACTTTACCGGCGCCACCTACGAAAAAATGGGCGAGCTGGGGTATATCCAGTGGCCGTGCCGGGATGAGTCCGCCCACGATCAAGGAACCTCCTGGCTCTTTGCCGAATCCTTCGATACCCCGAACGGGCTGGCGCAGTTCTACACCTGCGACTGGTCGGCACCGATAGATACGCTGAGCGCTGCGTATCCGATGGTGCTCTCTACCGTACGCGAGGTAGGCCATTACTCCTGCCGCTCCATGACCGGCAACTGCGCCGCCCTCTCTGCCCTGGCGGACGAACCCGGCTACGTGCAGATCAATACCGCCGATGCCGCCCGGTTAGGCATTGAAGATGAGGCGCTGGTCTGGGTGCAATCGCGCAAAGGACGCGTAATGACCCGGGCGCAGGTCAGCGAACGGCCAAACCGAGGCGCGGTGTATATGACCTATCAATGGTGGATTGGGGCCTGCAACGAACTGGTGACGGAAAACCTGAGCCCGATAACAAAAACGCCGGAGTATAAATATTGTGCCGTAAGGGTTGAGCCAATTGCCGATCAGGCGGCGGCCGAACGCGATGTACAAGAGGAATATAAGCAGCTTAAAAACCGACTTCGTGAAAGCGCTGCGGGATAA
- a CDS encoding response regulator, translating into MKPAILVVDDDTAVCELLQDVLNEHVFTVHVCHTGHEALRLAQSDASIALVLLDMMLPDINGLQVLQQLQKQRPALPVIMLTGLGSESDVVVGLEMGADDYIGKPFNPRVVVARVKAVLRRTGALAAEPVAVRHGGISFNGWTLDTQRCELSDAQRSVVPLTQGEYSLLLALTQNARRVLSREQLLELTHSESADVFDRTIDVLIMRLRRKIEVNPHQPLLIKTIRGLGYVFSADVLDGDRAA; encoded by the coding sequence ATGAAACCCGCGATCCTGGTCGTTGATGACGATACCGCCGTGTGCGAACTGCTGCAGGATGTGCTGAACGAGCATGTCTTTACGGTGCATGTGTGCCATACCGGCCATGAAGCCCTGCGCCTGGCGCAGAGCGACGCCTCCATCGCGCTGGTGCTGCTGGATATGATGTTGCCTGACATCAACGGGTTGCAGGTTTTACAGCAGCTACAAAAACAGCGTCCGGCGCTTCCGGTCATCATGCTTACCGGCTTAGGCAGCGAATCTGATGTGGTGGTGGGGCTGGAGATGGGGGCCGACGACTACATCGGTAAGCCTTTCAATCCCCGGGTGGTGGTGGCCCGGGTCAAAGCGGTGTTACGTCGTACCGGGGCGCTGGCCGCCGAGCCGGTCGCCGTTCGTCACGGCGGTATCAGCTTTAACGGCTGGACGCTGGATACCCAACGCTGCGAACTGAGCGACGCCCAGCGCAGCGTAGTGCCGCTTACCCAGGGAGAGTACAGCCTGCTGCTGGCGCTGACGCAAAACGCCCGCCGGGTGCTGAGCCGTGAACAGCTGCTGGAGCTGACGCATAGCGAAAGCGCCGACGTGTTTGATCGCACCATCGATGTGCTGATTATGCGTCTGCGGCGCAAAATTGAGGTGAATCCACATCAGCCGCTGCTCATTAAAACCATCCGCGGGCTGGGCTATGTCTTTTCAGCCGATGTGCTGGACGGCGACCGCGCCGCTTAA
- a CDS encoding carbohydrate kinase family protein gives MERKGIIAAGNMLVDHVHQVVDWPERGWLAEITHSERATGGAPLNVLLTLAKMHTGLPLQAVGLIGEDNDGDYIMAMLDQYHVNRQRVERTSFAPTSMSQVMTDPSGQRTFFHSPGANRLLDLPAFERLDDSLKIFHLGYLLLLDSLDMPDASFGTRGARLLAQMRDRGFKTSLDLVSRKGDPRYQPLVRPALCHLDYLVINELEAGEFSGLEMRDSQDTPDLANIAQAAARLLAAGVNERLVIHCPEGAWGQESGQEGRWIPSWRLSQSEIIGSVGAGDAFCAGFLYGCHESRPLEESILLAHACARASLLAANAIDGAKTLPELQQFIDEHRQGLSGAVAVQHIG, from the coding sequence ATGGAACGCAAGGGCATTATCGCCGCAGGCAATATGCTGGTGGATCATGTTCACCAGGTCGTCGACTGGCCAGAGCGCGGCTGGCTGGCAGAGATCACCCACAGCGAGCGCGCCACCGGAGGCGCTCCGCTCAACGTCCTGCTTACGCTGGCAAAAATGCACACAGGTCTGCCTTTGCAGGCGGTGGGGCTGATTGGCGAAGATAACGACGGCGATTACATTATGGCGATGCTCGACCAGTATCACGTCAACCGCCAGCGGGTAGAGCGCACCAGCTTCGCCCCCACATCCATGTCGCAGGTCATGACCGACCCCAGCGGCCAGCGCACCTTTTTCCACTCTCCCGGCGCCAATCGTCTGCTGGATCTTCCGGCCTTCGAGCGGCTCGACGACAGCCTGAAAATCTTTCACCTAGGCTATCTGTTACTGCTGGATAGCCTGGACATGCCGGACGCGTCGTTCGGCACCCGCGGGGCTCGCCTGCTGGCGCAAATGCGCGATCGGGGCTTCAAAACCTCCCTCGACCTGGTCTCCCGCAAGGGCGACCCACGCTATCAGCCGCTGGTGCGCCCTGCCCTGTGTCACCTTGATTATCTGGTCATTAACGAGCTGGAAGCGGGGGAGTTCAGCGGGCTGGAGATGCGCGACAGCCAGGATACGCCCGATCTGGCCAATATCGCCCAGGCGGCTGCGCGGCTGCTGGCGGCAGGGGTCAACGAGCGGCTGGTAATTCACTGCCCGGAAGGCGCATGGGGGCAAGAGTCCGGTCAGGAGGGGCGCTGGATCCCCTCCTGGCGGCTGTCGCAATCAGAGATCATCGGTAGCGTGGGAGCGGGCGACGCGTTTTGCGCCGGTTTTTTATACGGTTGTCATGAGTCGCGGCCGCTGGAGGAGAGTATCCTGCTGGCCCACGCCTGCGCTCGCGCCAGCCTGCTGGCGGCCAATGCTATCGACGGTGCGAAAACGTTGCCGGAGTTACAGCAGTTTATTGATGAGCATCGTCAGGGGTTAAGCGGCGCGGTCGCCGTCCAGCACATCGGCTGA
- a CDS encoding ketose 1,6-bisphosphate aldolase, translated as MPLISLADGLAHAREHRYALGAFNVLDSHFLRALFAAARQENSPFIINIAEVHFKYLSLDSLVEAVRFEAARHDIPVVLNLDHGLHFEAVVRALRLGFSSVMFDGSTLSYEENIRQTREVVKMCHAVGVSVEAELGAVGGDEGGALYGHADEAFFTDPRLARDFVDQTGIDALAVAIGNAHGKYKGEPKLDFARLDAIRQQTGLPLVLHGGSGISDADFRRAIELGIHKINFYTGMSQAALTSVEQRMANRQPIYDEFAELLLGIEEAITDTVAEQMRIFGSAGQA; from the coding sequence ATGCCATTAATCTCTCTCGCCGACGGGCTGGCTCACGCCCGTGAGCATCGCTATGCCCTGGGGGCGTTTAACGTTCTCGACTCCCATTTCCTGCGGGCGCTGTTTGCCGCCGCCAGGCAAGAAAACTCCCCGTTTATTATCAACATCGCCGAAGTGCATTTTAAGTATCTCTCCCTCGACTCGCTGGTGGAAGCGGTGAGGTTCGAAGCTGCCCGACATGATATCCCTGTGGTACTTAACCTCGATCATGGCCTCCATTTTGAGGCGGTAGTGCGGGCATTGCGCTTAGGATTCAGTTCGGTGATGTTCGACGGCTCCACCCTCAGCTACGAGGAGAATATTCGCCAGACCCGCGAAGTGGTGAAAATGTGCCATGCGGTTGGGGTGTCGGTAGAGGCCGAACTGGGAGCGGTGGGAGGCGATGAAGGGGGCGCGCTCTACGGTCATGCGGATGAAGCATTCTTTACCGATCCGCGGCTCGCCCGTGATTTCGTCGATCAAACCGGTATCGATGCCCTGGCGGTGGCGATCGGCAATGCGCATGGCAAATACAAAGGTGAGCCGAAGCTGGATTTCGCCCGGCTCGACGCCATTCGCCAGCAGACCGGTCTGCCGCTGGTGCTGCATGGGGGTTCCGGCATTAGCGATGCAGATTTCCGCCGCGCCATCGAACTGGGAATTCATAAAATCAATTTCTATACCGGTATGTCGCAGGCGGCGTTGACCTCGGTCGAGCAGCGGATGGCCAACCGACAGCCGATTTATGACGAGTTCGCAGAGTTGCTGCTGGGCATTGAAGAGGCGATCACCGACACCGTGGCTGAGCAGATGCGCATCTTCGGCAGCGCGGGGCAAGCCTGA
- a CDS encoding ABC transporter substrate-binding protein, whose product MRLKPLVTALCAGALLAATPFVQAKELKSIGVTVGDLANPFFVQITKGAELEARKLAGDNVKVTLVSSGYDLGQQVSQIDNFIAAKVDMIILNAADSKGIGPAVKRAKEAGIIVVAVDVAAEGADATITSDNTQAGEMACKYITDRLKGKGNVVIINGPPVSAVQNRVEGCQTEFKRHPDIKVLSDNQNAKGSREGGLEVMTSLLAANPKIDGVFAINDPTAIGADLAAKQAQRKEFFIVGVDGSPDAEEALKRENSLFVATPAQDPQVMAAKAVEIGYDILQGKPAPKEPVLIPVTMIDKNSVGNYKGWTVK is encoded by the coding sequence ATGCGTTTAAAACCTCTTGTTACCGCGCTCTGTGCCGGCGCACTGCTTGCCGCAACGCCGTTTGTGCAGGCGAAAGAACTGAAGTCCATCGGCGTGACGGTAGGTGACCTCGCCAACCCGTTCTTTGTACAGATCACCAAAGGCGCCGAGCTGGAAGCGCGCAAACTGGCGGGGGACAACGTGAAAGTGACGCTGGTCTCCAGCGGCTACGACCTCGGTCAACAAGTGTCGCAGATTGATAACTTTATTGCGGCGAAGGTCGACATGATCATTCTCAACGCCGCAGATTCTAAGGGTATCGGCCCGGCGGTGAAGCGGGCGAAGGAGGCGGGAATTATTGTGGTCGCGGTTGACGTGGCGGCAGAAGGTGCCGACGCGACCATCACCTCCGATAACACCCAGGCGGGGGAGATGGCCTGCAAATACATTACTGATCGCCTGAAAGGCAAAGGCAATGTGGTGATCATCAACGGGCCGCCGGTCTCTGCGGTACAAAACCGCGTGGAAGGCTGCCAGACCGAGTTCAAGCGTCATCCGGATATCAAAGTGCTTTCCGATAACCAGAACGCCAAAGGGAGCCGCGAAGGCGGGCTGGAGGTGATGACCTCCCTGCTGGCGGCTAATCCGAAGATTGATGGGGTCTTCGCGATAAACGATCCTACGGCGATCGGCGCCGATCTGGCAGCAAAACAGGCACAGCGTAAGGAGTTCTTTATCGTAGGGGTGGATGGCAGCCCGGATGCGGAAGAGGCGCTGAAGCGGGAGAACTCGCTGTTCGTGGCAACCCCGGCGCAGGACCCGCAGGTGATGGCGGCCAAAGCGGTCGAGATTGGCTATGACATCCTGCAGGGCAAACCGGCGCCAAAAGAGCCGGTGCTGATCCCGGTCACGATGATTGATAAGAACAGTGTGGGTAATTACAAAGGCTGGACGGTGAAGTAA
- a CDS encoding ABC transporter permease subunit has protein sequence MTHSNTPQQVAKSASAKKMLMGDLMQTIGILPILILIVAVFGFIAPNFFTESNLLNITRQASINIVLAAGMTFIILTGGIDLSVGSILGTTAVAAMVVSLIPEFAMLSVPAALMLGMVLGLFNGALVAFAGLPPFIVTLGTYTALRGAAYLLADGTTVINSNINFEWIGNNYLGPVPWLVVIALAVIVVCWFILRRTTLGVHIYAVGGNMQAARLTGIKVWMVLLFVYGMSGLLSGLGGVMSASRLYSANGNLGTGYELDAIAAVILGGTSFVGGIGTITGTLVGALIIATLNNGMTLMGVSYFWQLVIKGAVIIIAVLIDKYRTRHHQSA, from the coding sequence ATGACGCACTCCAACACTCCGCAGCAGGTGGCCAAATCGGCCTCCGCCAAAAAAATGCTAATGGGCGATCTGATGCAAACCATCGGCATTTTGCCGATTTTGATTCTGATCGTGGCGGTATTTGGTTTTATCGCCCCCAACTTCTTTACCGAGAGTAATCTGCTGAATATTACCCGCCAGGCGTCGATCAACATCGTGCTGGCAGCGGGAATGACCTTCATTATTTTGACCGGCGGCATTGACCTCTCGGTGGGCTCGATTCTGGGTACCACCGCGGTAGCGGCGATGGTGGTCTCGCTAATCCCGGAGTTCGCCATGTTGTCGGTGCCGGCGGCGCTGATGCTCGGCATGGTGCTGGGGCTGTTTAACGGCGCGCTGGTGGCCTTTGCCGGACTGCCGCCCTTTATTGTCACCCTGGGTACCTATACCGCGCTGCGCGGAGCGGCCTATCTGCTGGCCGACGGTACGACGGTGATCAACTCCAATATCAACTTCGAGTGGATCGGCAATAACTATCTCGGCCCGGTGCCCTGGCTGGTGGTGATCGCGCTGGCGGTAATCGTCGTCTGCTGGTTTATTTTGCGCCGCACCACCCTGGGGGTACACATCTACGCAGTCGGCGGCAACATGCAGGCGGCGCGCTTAACCGGCATCAAGGTATGGATGGTGCTGTTGTTTGTCTACGGCATGAGCGGCCTGCTCTCTGGCCTGGGTGGCGTGATGAGCGCTTCCCGCCTCTACAGCGCCAACGGCAACCTGGGCACCGGCTATGAGCTGGACGCCATCGCGGCGGTGATCCTCGGCGGAACCAGCTTTGTGGGGGGCATTGGCACCATCACCGGCACTCTGGTGGGGGCGCTGATTATCGCCACGCTTAATAACGGTATGACCCTGATGGGGGTCTCTTATTTCTGGCAACTGGTGATCAAAGGGGCGGTGATCATCATTGCAGTGCTGATCGATAAATACCGTACCCGACACCATCAAAGTGCATAA
- a CDS encoding sugar ABC transporter ATP-binding protein, which translates to MSRTPVLEMRNIAKTFGNFHALKGVDLTVFPGEIHALMGENGAGKSTLMKILAGAYTATSGEILIDGQPFHIKGPKDALAAGITLIYQEMQLAPNLTVAENIFLGSELSRGGLVQRKEMAAQAQAVIDRLGAQFKATDLVMRLTIAEQQQVEIARALHRNSRILVMDEPTAALSSRETHRLFELIMRLRDEGMAIIYISHRMAEVYELSDRVSVLRDGQYVGSLTRDRLNAPELVRMMVGRPLSDLFNKERDIPLGSPRLNVHHLTDSGKVQPCSLQVRSGEIVGLAGLVGAGRSELAQLIFGVRKATGGMIEVDGEPVVIHSPRAAIDQGIGFLTENRKEQGLFLELAAQENITMATLERDASWGMLNRKKAQSISDDAIALLNIRVPHSQVRAGGLSGGNQQKLLISRWVAIGPRILILDEPTRGVDVGAKSEIYRIMNQMARKGVAILMISSELPEVVGMSDRVYVMREGSIAGELHGGDITQENIMTLATGVNDSHQRAV; encoded by the coding sequence ATGAGCAGGACCCCGGTCTTAGAGATGCGCAACATTGCCAAAACCTTTGGCAACTTCCATGCGCTTAAGGGTGTGGATCTGACGGTCTTCCCCGGCGAAATCCATGCCCTGATGGGCGAAAACGGCGCCGGGAAGAGCACGCTGATGAAGATCCTCGCAGGCGCCTATACCGCCACCAGCGGTGAGATCCTGATTGATGGTCAGCCGTTTCATATCAAAGGGCCGAAGGATGCGCTGGCCGCAGGCATTACCCTGATCTACCAGGAGATGCAGCTGGCCCCCAACCTCACCGTGGCGGAAAACATCTTCCTCGGCAGCGAACTGTCACGCGGGGGGCTGGTGCAGCGCAAAGAGATGGCCGCCCAGGCGCAGGCGGTAATTGACCGTCTCGGCGCCCAGTTCAAAGCCACCGACCTGGTGATGAGGCTGACCATCGCCGAGCAGCAGCAGGTGGAGATTGCCCGCGCCCTGCACCGCAATAGCCGCATCCTGGTGATGGACGAACCCACCGCCGCCCTCTCCTCACGCGAAACTCACCGCCTGTTCGAACTCATTATGCGCCTGCGCGATGAAGGGATGGCGATCATCTACATCAGCCACCGCATGGCAGAGGTGTACGAGCTTTCCGACCGCGTCAGCGTGCTGCGCGACGGGCAATACGTAGGTAGCCTGACCCGCGACAGGCTTAACGCCCCGGAGCTGGTGCGCATGATGGTGGGCCGGCCTCTCAGCGATCTGTTTAACAAAGAACGGGATATCCCTCTCGGCAGCCCGCGGCTCAACGTTCATCACCTGACCGACAGCGGCAAAGTACAGCCGTGCAGCCTGCAGGTAAGATCCGGAGAAATCGTGGGTCTGGCCGGGCTTGTCGGGGCGGGGCGTTCCGAGCTGGCGCAGCTGATCTTCGGGGTGCGCAAGGCCACCGGCGGCATGATTGAGGTAGACGGCGAGCCGGTGGTCATTCACTCCCCTCGCGCAGCCATCGACCAGGGCATCGGCTTTTTAACCGAAAACCGCAAAGAACAGGGGCTGTTCCTGGAACTGGCAGCCCAGGAGAACATCACCATGGCGACGCTCGAGCGCGATGCCAGTTGGGGAATGTTAAACCGCAAAAAAGCCCAGTCGATCTCGGACGATGCCATCGCCCTGCTCAATATCCGCGTCCCCCACTCACAGGTGCGGGCGGGTGGCCTGTCGGGCGGCAATCAGCAAAAACTGCTTATCTCCCGCTGGGTCGCTATCGGCCCGCGCATTTTGATCCTCGATGAACCTACGCGCGGCGTGGACGTCGGTGCCAAAAGTGAGATCTACCGGATCATGAACCAGATGGCCCGCAAAGGGGTGGCGATCCTGATGATCTCCAGCGAACTACCCGAGGTGGTGGGAATGAGCGATCGGGTGTATGTCATGCGTGAAGGCAGCATTGCGGGTGAGTTGCACGGCGGGGATATCACGCAAGAAAACATCATGACGCTGGCAACCGGCGTTAACGACTCTCATCAACGGGCGGTATAA